A stretch of the Vigna radiata var. radiata cultivar VC1973A chromosome 7, Vradiata_ver6, whole genome shotgun sequence genome encodes the following:
- the LOC106767449 gene encoding uncharacterized protein LOC106767449 → MEESLVSKRPREEEEEKDLNFEQDYSSKRQKPYTHILSLLDSEEEDSTQDLSPLITTLQQEITCASNNDDFQDPLLGCPTQPIDLDNLTTMDGLENEAAATSEEVVVVVKEKEEEESEKEKVMRHLLQASDDELGIPSSGDGVFEFVGEDGFNSENGFSSLCDKMWELEDERANYYAFLQSELFLGGH, encoded by the coding sequence ATGGAGGAATCTTTGGTGTCAAAGAGGCccagagaagaagaagaagaaaaagacttGAACTTTGAACAAGACTACTCCTCAAAGAGGCAAAAGCCATACACCCACATCCTCTCTCTTCTTGACTCAGAGGAAGAAGACTCCACACAAGACCTCTCCCCTCTCATCACAACCCTGCAACAAGAAATCACTTGTGCCTCCAACAATGATGATTTCCAAGATCCCCTTTTGGGTTGCCCAACTCAACCAATTGACCTAGACAACCTCACAACAATGGATGGGTTAGAGAATGAGGCAGCAGCAACATCAGAagaagttgttgttgttgtgaaggaaaaggaagaggaggagagtGAGAAGGAGAAGgtgatgagacacctcctccaaGCCTCAGATGATGAGCTTGGGATCCCAAGTAGTGGAGATGGCGTCTTTGAGTTTGTTGGAGAAGATGGATTTAACAGTGAAAATGGCTTTTCGTCTTTGTGTGACAAGATGTGGGAGCTTGAAGACGAGAGAGCTAACTACTATGCTTTCTTGCAATCTGAACTCTTCCTAGGGGGACATTGA